A section of the Agrobacterium tumefaciens genome encodes:
- a CDS encoding DUF2336 domain-containing protein, with amino-acid sequence MATVTNFETISHPSKTDLRQFAELFMPLFNASTDEAKREAIAALSQHPAVPSAVAFFIACQPISLAAPFLISSKCLDDDTLITVARTQGAAHARAIVRREDLSPTVIDALVGLRHAEDLKRPEEPTPKTEIDTETQAAATGPAEPPAELETDKTAAASALEEDMRQRIKQMARHLHRPETDTLGLRRLTEVQEALLVRFARERNARQFAVALADSLSSSYWLSERIMLDISGAQLATTLTGLGMEFSEAAFVLQCFYPHLSAAEGDMSRAEALLDRLNIIESEERLESWRRADSYTHGRERNAHAPAAQKTGTRG; translated from the coding sequence ATGGCCACGGTGACGAATTTCGAGACTATTTCCCATCCGTCAAAAACGGACCTTCGGCAGTTCGCAGAACTCTTCATGCCGCTTTTCAATGCCTCCACGGATGAAGCAAAGCGGGAGGCAATCGCCGCGCTGTCCCAGCATCCAGCCGTGCCTTCCGCCGTCGCTTTCTTCATCGCCTGCCAGCCTATTTCGCTTGCGGCGCCCTTCCTCATTTCCTCCAAATGCCTTGATGACGATACGCTGATAACTGTTGCCCGCACGCAAGGGGCAGCCCATGCGCGCGCCATCGTCCGGCGCGAGGACCTCTCCCCCACCGTTATCGACGCGCTTGTCGGCCTTCGCCACGCGGAAGATCTGAAGCGGCCAGAAGAGCCGACGCCAAAGACGGAGATAGATACGGAGACGCAGGCAGCTGCCACAGGTCCCGCCGAGCCGCCGGCCGAACTCGAAACGGACAAGACTGCCGCCGCTTCCGCGCTCGAGGAAGACATGCGCCAGCGGATCAAGCAGATGGCCCGCCACCTCCACCGCCCGGAGACCGACACGCTCGGCCTGCGCCGTCTGACCGAGGTGCAGGAGGCGTTGCTGGTGCGCTTCGCGCGCGAGCGCAACGCCCGGCAATTCGCGGTGGCGCTGGCAGACTCGCTTTCCTCCAGCTACTGGCTGTCTGAGCGCATCATGCTCGACATTTCCGGTGCGCAACTCGCAACGACGCTGACTGGGCTCGGCATGGAGTTTTCCGAGGCGGCCTTCGTGCTGCAATGCTTCTATCCGCATCTCTCCGCCGCCGAAGGCGACATGAGCCGTGCCGAAGCGCTGCTGGACCGCCTGAACATCATTGAAAGCGAAGAGCGGCTGGAAAGCTGGCGCCGGGCCGACAGCTATACGCATGGACGCGAGCGTAACGCCCACGCGCCCGCGGCGCAGAAGACCGGCACACGGGGATAA
- a CDS encoding transglycosylase domain-containing protein, with product MQDEKDDKKGRKKRHILLRIDSFIDSGLWTAGARLVDFWEDVTIASRKLHVRGWKKLLVNLTCDALTFGTAGSVVLLALAMPAFEETKKDWRYRGDFAVTFLDRYGNTIGHRGIIHEDSVPIDQMPDHFIKAVLATEDRRFFDHFGIDFIGLARAMSENARAGGVVQGGSTLTQQLAKNLFLTNERSLERKIKEAFLALWLETNMSKKEILSLYLDRAYMGGGTFGAAAAAQFYFGKNLTDVTLAESAILAGLFKAPAKYAPHVNLPAARARANTVLSNLVQSGLMTEGQVVGARRNPATVIDREDVKAPDYFLDWAFDEVQRLAAEGKFRDHTVVVRTTIDTGLQQAAEQAMEMELREYGEGYRVKQGAIVMIENGGGIRAMVGGRDYGESQFNRATAALRQPGSSFKVYTYSAAMEKGMKPETLISDAPVTWRGWSPQNYGRSYAGKVTLQMALAKSYNTVPVRLAKDVLGTQVIVDTAKAMGVATPLRSDKTIPLGTSEVTVLDQATAYAVFPAGGMQSRRHGIEQVLDYEGNVLYDFSHNEPPAKRVLSEDANAKMNQMLVTIPVMGTARRGALENGIVSGGKTGTSQAYRDAWYVGFTGNYTTAVWFGNDEFTPMNNMTGGALPAMTFKRLMDYAHQGMELRPIPGIQNPLPTGARPQPSAEVAAASTNTPTMPALTRPRSLSAEATRVIRSIGRKMKEATALSVTTQKVADASSHEGGDATRR from the coding sequence GTGCAGGACGAAAAAGACGATAAAAAAGGCCGGAAAAAACGGCACATCCTGCTCCGGATCGATAGCTTCATCGATAGCGGCCTGTGGACGGCTGGCGCGCGGCTGGTTGATTTCTGGGAAGATGTCACCATCGCCTCGCGCAAGCTGCATGTCCGCGGCTGGAAGAAGCTCCTTGTCAATCTCACCTGCGACGCGCTGACTTTCGGAACCGCTGGCTCCGTCGTGCTGCTGGCTCTGGCCATGCCAGCCTTTGAGGAAACCAAGAAGGACTGGCGTTATAGGGGTGATTTCGCCGTCACCTTTCTCGACCGTTATGGCAACACCATCGGCCATCGCGGGATCATCCATGAAGATTCCGTGCCGATCGACCAGATGCCCGATCATTTCATCAAGGCGGTGCTGGCGACCGAGGACCGGCGCTTCTTCGACCATTTCGGCATCGACTTCATCGGCCTTGCCCGCGCCATGAGCGAAAACGCCCGTGCCGGCGGCGTGGTGCAGGGCGGCTCGACGCTGACGCAGCAGCTCGCCAAGAACTTGTTTCTGACCAATGAGCGCTCGCTGGAGCGCAAGATCAAGGAAGCCTTCCTCGCGCTGTGGCTCGAGACCAACATGTCGAAGAAGGAAATCCTCTCCCTCTATCTCGACCGCGCCTACATGGGCGGCGGCACCTTCGGTGCTGCTGCGGCGGCGCAGTTTTACTTTGGCAAGAACCTGACCGACGTGACGCTGGCCGAATCCGCCATCCTTGCGGGCCTGTTCAAGGCGCCGGCCAAATATGCGCCGCACGTCAACCTGCCGGCGGCGCGCGCCCGCGCGAATACCGTTCTTTCCAACCTCGTGCAGAGCGGGCTGATGACTGAGGGCCAAGTGGTCGGCGCACGGCGCAATCCCGCTACCGTCATCGACCGCGAAGACGTCAAGGCGCCCGATTATTTCCTCGACTGGGCTTTCGACGAGGTGCAGCGTCTGGCCGCCGAGGGCAAGTTCAGGGATCACACCGTCGTTGTGCGCACCACCATCGATACCGGCTTGCAGCAGGCGGCGGAACAGGCGATGGAAATGGAGCTCCGCGAATATGGCGAGGGTTACCGCGTCAAGCAGGGCGCGATCGTGATGATCGAAAATGGCGGCGGCATTCGCGCCATGGTCGGTGGGCGGGACTATGGCGAAAGCCAGTTCAACCGCGCCACGGCGGCGCTGCGCCAGCCGGGTTCGTCGTTCAAGGTCTATACCTATTCGGCCGCCATGGAAAAGGGCATGAAGCCGGAAACGCTGATCTCGGATGCGCCGGTGACGTGGCGTGGCTGGTCGCCGCAGAATTACGGCCGCTCCTATGCCGGCAAGGTCACGCTGCAGATGGCGCTTGCCAAGTCCTATAACACCGTGCCGGTGCGGCTCGCCAAGGACGTGCTCGGCACGCAGGTCATCGTCGATACCGCAAAAGCAATGGGCGTCGCTACGCCGCTGCGCAGCGACAAGACCATTCCGCTCGGCACGTCCGAAGTAACGGTTCTCGATCAGGCCACCGCCTATGCCGTGTTCCCGGCCGGTGGCATGCAGTCGCGCCGCCACGGCATCGAGCAGGTCCTGGATTATGAGGGCAACGTCCTTTACGATTTCAGCCATAACGAGCCGCCCGCCAAGCGCGTGCTGTCCGAAGATGCCAATGCGAAGATGAACCAGATGCTGGTAACCATCCCGGTCATGGGCACGGCCCGGCGGGGCGCGCTTGAGAACGGCATTGTCTCCGGCGGCAAGACCGGCACCTCGCAGGCCTATCGCGATGCCTGGTACGTGGGTTTTACGGGCAATTACACGACCGCCGTCTGGTTCGGCAACGACGAATTCACCCCGATGAATAACATGACCGGTGGCGCCCTGCCCGCTATGACCTTCAAGCGGCTGATGGATTACGCCCATCAGGGCATGGAGCTGCGCCCCATTCCCGGTATCCAGAACCCGCTGCCGACGGGCGCGCGCCCGCAGCCCTCTGCCGAAGTGGCGGCCGCCTCAACGAATACGCCGACCATGCCGGCGCTCACGCGCCCTCGCTCGCTTTCAGCCGAAGCCACGCGCGTCATTCGCTCCATCGGACGGAAGATGAAGGAGGCGACAGCGCTGAGCGTGACGACGCAGAAGGTGGCGGATGCTTCATCGCATGAAGGCGGCGATGCCACGCGGCGGTGA
- a CDS encoding LysE/ArgO family amino acid transporter: protein MNMQIFFTGLTMGLSLIVAIGAQNAFVLKQGLARSHVFAVCATCAIADALLITVGVFGFQRISAIMPALDPVMRYAGAAFLLWYGAKSLHSALRSSEVLSIRERQETSLWQTLAICLALTFLNPHVYLDTVVLLGTISTQFPGFEKTFAAGAATGSLLFFFSLGYGARWLRPIFEKPSAWRTLEGVVAVTMWAIAFKLVMGA from the coding sequence ATGAACATGCAGATCTTCTTCACCGGGCTCACCATGGGTCTCAGTCTGATCGTTGCCATCGGCGCGCAGAATGCCTTCGTGCTGAAACAGGGGCTCGCCCGCTCGCATGTCTTTGCCGTCTGCGCCACCTGCGCGATCGCAGATGCACTGCTGATTACCGTCGGTGTGTTCGGTTTTCAGCGGATCAGCGCGATCATGCCGGCACTCGATCCCGTCATGCGCTATGCAGGAGCCGCCTTCCTCCTCTGGTACGGCGCCAAAAGCCTGCATTCGGCGCTACGTTCATCCGAAGTGCTTTCCATCAGGGAGCGGCAGGAGACGAGCCTGTGGCAGACGCTCGCCATTTGTCTCGCGCTCACCTTCCTCAATCCACATGTCTATCTGGATACCGTCGTGCTGCTCGGCACCATTTCCACGCAGTTTCCCGGTTTCGAAAAGACTTTTGCGGCAGGTGCCGCCACCGGTTCGCTGCTGTTCTTCTTTTCGCTGGGTTACGGCGCGCGCTGGCTGCGGCCGATCTTTGAGAAGCCATCGGCCTGGCGCACGCTCGAAGGCGTGGTCGCCGTCACCATGTGGGCCATCGCCTTCAAGCTCGTCATGGGTGCCTGA
- a CDS encoding DUF1214 domain-containing protein codes for MFRVPFLVGIALLIAFGGGIAATMAALEATSGFGSIRIGSWDAFPEAQTIEADPYAKSHRADAGRLLYGTAEGLSFTAAVDSDGQRLTGECRYRLAGTVPPARFWTIYTADQQGNVLAEDAGRPFALNSRTLLRSADGGIDITIAADAQTYNWLAVPQGQTFKLVMTLLDTPIAGSSGLIDITMPQIRKLGCGNA; via the coding sequence GTGTTTCGAGTTCCATTCCTTGTTGGCATTGCCCTTCTGATCGCCTTTGGCGGCGGCATTGCCGCGACGATGGCGGCGCTTGAAGCCACGTCCGGCTTTGGATCGATCCGCATCGGCTCCTGGGATGCGTTTCCCGAAGCGCAGACGATTGAGGCCGATCCTTATGCCAAGTCGCACCGGGCCGATGCCGGCCGGCTGCTTTATGGAACCGCCGAAGGCTTGTCTTTTACAGCCGCGGTGGATAGCGACGGCCAGCGCCTGACCGGCGAATGCCGCTACCGGCTGGCGGGCACCGTGCCGCCCGCGCGTTTCTGGACGATTTACACGGCCGATCAGCAGGGTAACGTTCTGGCTGAAGATGCCGGGCGGCCCTTCGCGCTGAACTCCCGCACGCTGCTGCGCAGCGCCGATGGCGGCATCGACATCACCATCGCTGCGGACGCTCAAACCTATAATTGGCTGGCGGTGCCGCAGGGTCAGACCTTCAAGCTCGTGATGACCCTGCTCGACACGCCGATTGCCGGCAGTTCCGGACTGATCGACATCACCATGCCGCAAATTCGCAAGCTGGGGTGTGGCAATGCTTAG
- a CDS encoding MFS transporter gives MEMAEKNGWSELLSGANLSLLTVISSGIGLHAFNQFAVVTALPVAVKEIGGAAFYSWAYSLYFVGSVAGGVTAVLFRERFGARGVLLLCCLLFSLGSVLSAIASEFLWVVVGRALQGLADGLIVAVCYSLIPAGFRSGLLPKVFAIEAGIWAVASFVGPLTGGYATEHVSWRATFLLSAPLIVLLVAYTTIAVSAERPVVAPRKPLVPLLLCLAGALAFSAPSAFEGAGLRAAALLAGAALLWASLRAGIQPSVGLFPKDSFRLKTVLGSGFWVLFLMSYAHALGSVYLAYVAINLWNHEPTFAGFIVVTMPLAWSFVAMLIGSLRSARLREICLHYGPYQMVPGCILLGLGLASGNWGEMLLGQILIGSAFGMSWAGISQAAMEAAPEEERKMTGALLPTVATLGSAAGAGASGTVAAASSLVENIELGDVTMPMIYLYGIGVVVSVLAVMATSGLRGERP, from the coding sequence GTGGAAATGGCGGAGAAAAACGGCTGGAGTGAATTGTTGAGTGGGGCGAATCTCTCGCTTCTGACCGTCATCTCCTCCGGAATTGGCCTGCACGCCTTTAATCAGTTCGCGGTGGTGACGGCCCTGCCGGTCGCCGTCAAGGAGATTGGTGGCGCCGCCTTCTATAGCTGGGCCTACAGTCTTTATTTCGTCGGATCGGTTGCTGGCGGGGTCACGGCCGTGCTGTTTCGCGAAAGGTTTGGCGCGCGTGGGGTGCTGCTTCTCTGCTGCCTGCTGTTTTCGCTCGGGTCGGTTCTCTCGGCCATTGCGTCGGAATTTTTGTGGGTTGTCGTCGGCCGCGCCTTGCAGGGTCTGGCTGATGGATTGATCGTCGCCGTCTGCTACAGCCTCATACCCGCAGGCTTCCGCTCGGGCCTTCTGCCGAAAGTCTTCGCCATCGAGGCGGGAATCTGGGCGGTCGCCTCCTTCGTCGGCCCGCTCACCGGCGGCTATGCCACCGAACATGTCTCGTGGCGCGCGACCTTTCTGCTGTCGGCGCCGCTGATCGTGCTGCTGGTGGCCTATACCACCATCGCCGTTTCCGCCGAGCGCCCGGTTGTGGCGCCGCGTAAACCGCTGGTGCCACTGTTGCTTTGCCTTGCCGGGGCGCTGGCCTTCTCCGCGCCATCCGCGTTTGAGGGTGCAGGCTTGCGGGCGGCCGCGTTGCTCGCCGGGGCGGCACTGCTCTGGGCATCGCTGCGCGCTGGAATTCAACCCTCCGTCGGTCTGTTCCCGAAGGATTCCTTCCGGTTGAAGACGGTGCTCGGCAGCGGCTTCTGGGTGCTGTTCCTGATGTCCTATGCGCATGCACTCGGCAGCGTCTATCTCGCTTACGTCGCCATCAATCTATGGAACCATGAGCCAACTTTTGCAGGTTTCATTGTGGTGACGATGCCGCTTGCCTGGAGTTTCGTCGCAATGCTGATCGGTAGTCTCCGATCCGCCCGCCTGCGGGAAATCTGCCTGCATTATGGCCCTTATCAGATGGTGCCGGGCTGCATCCTGTTGGGATTGGGGCTTGCATCCGGAAACTGGGGCGAAATGTTGCTTGGCCAGATTTTGATCGGCTCCGCCTTCGGCATGTCGTGGGCGGGCATCAGCCAAGCGGCCATGGAGGCTGCGCCAGAGGAAGAGCGCAAGATGACCGGCGCGCTGCTGCCGACAGTCGCGACCCTCGGTTCGGCAGCCGGCGCCGGCGCAAGCGGCACGGTCGCTGCTGCAAGCAGCCTTGTTGAGAACATCGAGCTGGGCGATGTGACGATGCCGATGATCTATCTTTACGGGATCGGGGTTGTTGTGTCCGTGCTCGCGGTTATGGCAACCAGCGGGCTCAGGGGCGAGCGGCCTTAG
- a CDS encoding class I SAM-dependent DNA methyltransferase gives MCDASRNVIRLYTEHGADFDKQRDRSLVEKNWLDRFTSLLPDGGSILDIGCGSGEPIAGYLISKGYDVSGIDASMPLIALCRGRFPANFWAVADMRELGLGRRFDGLIAWNSFFHLKPDDQRRMFDVFHLHANERAALMFTAGPEHGEALGTLRGEPLYHASLSREEYEGLLRAHDFRLLDHVSSDPQCGGTTIYLARRVVS, from the coding sequence ATGTGTGACGCCTCTCGTAACGTCATCAGGCTCTATACCGAACACGGCGCTGATTTCGATAAACAGCGCGATCGGTCTCTTGTCGAAAAAAACTGGCTCGACAGGTTTACCTCGCTTTTGCCCGACGGCGGCTCGATCCTCGACATAGGTTGCGGCTCCGGAGAGCCAATCGCGGGCTACCTCATTTCTAAGGGCTACGATGTCAGCGGGATCGATGCGTCGATGCCGCTGATCGCACTTTGCCGCGGCCGGTTTCCCGCAAATTTCTGGGCGGTGGCCGATATGCGCGAATTGGGCCTCGGGCGGCGGTTCGATGGTCTGATTGCCTGGAACAGCTTTTTCCATCTGAAACCCGACGATCAACGGCGAATGTTTGACGTCTTCCATCTTCACGCCAATGAGCGTGCGGCGTTGATGTTTACTGCGGGTCCCGAACATGGCGAAGCATTAGGCACCCTTCGCGGGGAGCCCCTTTATCACGCGAGCCTTTCGCGTGAAGAGTATGAAGGTTTGCTGCGCGCGCATGATTTCCGCCTTCTCGATCACGTCAGCAGCGATCCGCAATGCGGCGGGACAACGATTTATCTGGCCAGACGCGTGGTGTCTTAG
- the cueR gene encoding Cu(I)-responsive transcriptional regulator has product MNIGQASEASGVSAKMIRYYEQIGLITPAARTGNNYRVYGTQDVHNLRFIKRARTLGFSLEETETLLKLWQDKSRESSAVKDIALGHIADLEQKIAEMKSMVKTLSHLAHCCGGDHRPDCPILDDLAGADKTDGKLTSTH; this is encoded by the coding sequence ATGAATATCGGCCAGGCATCGGAGGCATCGGGCGTTTCCGCCAAGATGATCCGCTACTACGAACAGATCGGGCTGATCACGCCCGCGGCGCGCACCGGCAATAATTACCGCGTCTATGGCACGCAGGATGTGCATAATCTACGCTTCATCAAGCGGGCGCGAACGCTCGGTTTTTCGCTGGAAGAAACCGAAACGCTGTTGAAACTCTGGCAGGACAAGAGCCGCGAGAGTTCAGCGGTCAAGGATATCGCACTCGGCCATATCGCGGATCTCGAGCAGAAAATCGCCGAGATGAAAAGCATGGTGAAAACGCTCTCCCATCTCGCCCATTGCTGCGGCGGCGATCACCGCCCCGATTGCCCCATCCTTGATGATCTCGCAGGCGCCGACAAGACAGACGGCAAGCTCACCAGTACCCATTGA
- a CDS encoding LysR family transcriptional regulator ArgP — translation MLDYSSLRAVALVARTGSFEKAAQAMHVTPSAVSQRIKQLEERMGVVLIVRGNPCVATEKGEWLCRHMDHVGMLESELFQRLPALADSGVAREPVTLNIATNADSLGTWFLDAVSKFTGGSDYLVNIAVDDQDHTVEWLRAGRVLAAVTAHDKPVQGCRVTPLGVLRYHATASPDFMARHFAEGVTSASLSRAPGLTFNQKDRLQANWIRKVLGKDVSYPTHWLPSTDGFVKASLAGMGWGLNPVQLVAEHLTAQRLVEVVPGTPLDTPLYWQVNRLAAERLKGLTDAVVGTARAVLVV, via the coding sequence ATGTTGGACTATTCTTCCCTGCGCGCCGTTGCGCTTGTCGCCCGGACCGGCAGCTTCGAGAAGGCGGCGCAAGCCATGCACGTCACGCCTTCCGCCGTTTCCCAGCGCATCAAGCAGCTGGAGGAGCGGATGGGCGTGGTGCTGATCGTGCGTGGCAACCCCTGTGTGGCGACGGAAAAGGGCGAATGGCTGTGTCGCCACATGGACCATGTCGGCATGCTGGAGAGCGAGTTGTTCCAACGGCTTCCGGCGCTTGCCGATTCCGGCGTGGCACGCGAGCCCGTCACGCTCAACATTGCCACCAACGCAGACAGCCTCGGTACGTGGTTTCTTGATGCGGTATCGAAATTCACCGGCGGGAGCGACTATCTCGTGAACATTGCGGTGGATGATCAGGATCACACGGTGGAGTGGCTGCGCGCGGGCAGGGTGCTCGCCGCCGTCACCGCCCATGACAAGCCCGTGCAGGGCTGCCGCGTGACGCCGCTCGGCGTGCTGCGCTACCACGCGACAGCCAGCCCCGATTTCATGGCCCGCCATTTCGCCGAGGGCGTGACATCAGCATCGCTTTCCCGTGCGCCGGGGCTCACTTTCAACCAGAAGGACCGTCTTCAAGCGAACTGGATCAGAAAGGTTTTGGGCAAGGACGTCTCTTATCCCACCCATTGGCTGCCTTCGACAGACGGTTTCGTGAAGGCAAGCCTTGCCGGCATGGGCTGGGGCCTCAATCCCGTGCAGCTTGTCGCAGAGCATTTAACGGCGCAGCGGCTGGTCGAGGTCGTCCCCGGCACGCCACTTGATACGCCTCTCTACTGGCAGGTCAACCGGCTTGCGGCCGAGCGGCTGAAAGGACTGACGGATGCGGTCGTGGGGACCGCGAGGGCGGTGTTGGTGGTGTGA
- a CDS encoding type II toxin-antitoxin system RelE/ParE family toxin, translated as MKSLGTASFQGTLLPNVLPGLRRVTKHQAIFYFDVDEPKEMVRILAVFFGGQDHQRHMLKRLAARPPDA; from the coding sequence ATGAAGTCGCTCGGTACCGCGTCCTTCCAGGGGACGTTGTTGCCCAACGTGTTGCCCGGCCTTCGCCGGGTAACAAAACATCAGGCGATATTCTATTTCGATGTTGATGAGCCGAAAGAAATGGTGCGTATTCTGGCTGTGTTCTTCGGCGGGCAGGACCATCAACGTCACATGTTGAAACGTCTCGCAGCCCGCCCGCCAGACGCTTAA
- a CDS encoding YcgN family cysteine cluster protein yields MNDAPFWKTKTLTEMTGEEWESLCDGCGLCCLNKLEDWDTGEVVFTSVRCVLLDGESCRCSDYENRRATVPDCIQLDLKKVHEIGWLPPTCAYALVRDGKDLYWWHYLVSGDTETVHQAGISARGRTVSEADVDVDDFEDYVVDWPLTVGEKAAEKERT; encoded by the coding sequence ATGAATGACGCGCCGTTCTGGAAAACCAAAACACTCACGGAGATGACCGGCGAGGAATGGGAAAGCCTGTGCGACGGCTGCGGGCTTTGCTGTCTCAACAAGCTGGAAGACTGGGACACCGGCGAAGTCGTATTCACCTCGGTGCGCTGCGTGCTGCTCGACGGTGAGAGCTGTCGGTGCTCCGATTACGAAAACCGCCGCGCCACCGTGCCTGACTGTATCCAGCTCGACCTGAAGAAGGTTCACGAGATCGGCTGGCTACCACCCACCTGCGCCTATGCACTGGTGCGCGATGGCAAGGATTTGTACTGGTGGCACTATCTCGTTTCCGGCGACACGGAAACGGTGCATCAGGCGGGCATTTCCGCGCGCGGACGCACGGTCAGCGAGGCCGATGTGGATGTTGACGACTTCGAGGATTATGTGGTCGACTGGCCGCTGACAGTTGGCGAGAAGGCGGCGGAAAAAGAGCGGACGTGA
- a CDS encoding DUF1491 family protein, whose amino-acid sequence MRLKSEMFVSALIRRVFTAGGFAAVEKKGAEEAGAIFVRQRLRDGRENLYGPAPQSFADDEEIRAERRFETRLSGVEADESAALLEKERRFDSDLWVVEIETDEIGTLLTLVDQPRS is encoded by the coding sequence ATGCGCCTCAAATCTGAAATGTTCGTCTCAGCCCTCATCCGCCGCGTCTTCACGGCCGGTGGATTTGCGGCTGTCGAAAAGAAGGGTGCGGAGGAGGCGGGCGCTATTTTCGTTCGCCAGCGGCTGCGCGATGGCCGCGAGAACCTCTATGGCCCCGCACCGCAGAGTTTCGCCGATGACGAGGAAATCCGTGCCGAGCGGCGTTTCGAAACGCGTCTTTCCGGCGTGGAGGCCGACGAAAGCGCTGCGCTGCTGGAAAAGGAGCGTCGCTTCGACAGCGATCTGTGGGTTGTCGAAATAGAGACCGACGAGATCGGGACGCTGTTGACGCTGGTGGATCAGCCCAGGTCTTAG
- a CDS encoding DUF1254 domain-containing protein, whose protein sequence is MLRVLLAIVTGLVGAAVLHVIILLAIPHFSNRDAYTRAVAEGKPHVFHLLEETTEKKTLGSGDPFMRVAVCTFNIEEQPIRLTAIGAVPFWSVAVYDKASNEVFSMNDRTSAGGEMDILVADAVQIAAIRKAQPPALAQAILAESDQTEGYVVLRTMVPQPSFGEEAERFLSEAKCQPTPWK, encoded by the coding sequence ATGCTTAGGGTCCTGCTCGCCATCGTCACCGGTCTCGTCGGCGCGGCTGTGCTGCATGTCATCATTCTTCTGGCGATACCGCATTTCAGTAACCGCGACGCCTATACGCGCGCCGTGGCGGAAGGAAAGCCGCATGTCTTTCACCTGCTGGAGGAGACGACGGAGAAAAAGACCCTCGGCAGCGGCGATCCCTTCATGCGCGTCGCGGTCTGCACCTTCAATATCGAAGAACAGCCGATCCGCCTGACGGCCATCGGTGCTGTGCCCTTCTGGTCGGTTGCTGTTTACGACAAGGCGTCGAACGAGGTCTTCAGCATGAACGACCGCACGTCTGCAGGTGGCGAAATGGATATTCTTGTCGCCGATGCGGTTCAGATCGCGGCGATCCGCAAGGCGCAGCCGCCCGCGCTTGCGCAGGCCATTCTGGCGGAATCGGATCAGACGGAAGGATATGTGGTGTTGCGGACCATGGTGCCGCAGCCGAGTTTCGGCGAAGAGGCCGAGCGGTTCTTAAGCGAAGCAAAGTGCCAGCCGACACCGTGGAAATAG
- a CDS encoding heavy-metal-associated domain-containing protein — MTATTFLIPDMTCGHCEKTLRGALAEVLPGASVSIDLNAHKLTVTGDAATAEAAIREAGYSPEREF, encoded by the coding sequence ATGACTGCAACCACCTTCCTCATCCCCGACATGACCTGCGGCCATTGCGAAAAGACCCTGCGTGGCGCGCTTGCCGAAGTGCTTCCCGGCGCGTCGGTCAGCATCGACCTCAACGCTCATAAACTCACCGTAACGGGCGACGCCGCGACCGCAGAAGCGGCTATCCGCGAGGCGGGTTATTCGCCGGAGCGGGAGTTTTGA
- the blaOXA gene encoding class D beta-lactamase, which translates to MRYRLPAILLSCLALPGLLPLSASAQQPPQAFECTLVTSIETGAIINQQGACDQRVAPASTFKVPLALIGYDAGILQDEKTPAWDWKPGVEARASDRKTVDPTIWEQDSVLWYSREITRRLGPEKFAAYVKRLGYGNADVSGEPGKNNGLTHSWLGASLTISPVEQVGFLRRLLAGNLPFSRDAQAKTRAIVPVFDAPESWSVHGKTGTGYIRDEKGNPDRNRPFGWFVGWAEREGQHIVFARLRVSDKPSNEPLGPAVRDAFLRDIPRLAVHR; encoded by the coding sequence ATGCGATACCGGCTGCCCGCCATCCTTCTTTCATGCCTTGCCCTTCCGGGCCTTCTCCCGCTCTCCGCTTCCGCCCAGCAGCCGCCGCAGGCGTTCGAGTGCACGCTGGTCACGTCGATCGAGACGGGCGCCATCATCAATCAGCAGGGCGCCTGCGACCAGCGTGTCGCGCCGGCCTCGACCTTTAAGGTGCCGCTGGCGCTGATCGGTTACGATGCCGGCATTCTTCAGGATGAAAAGACGCCCGCCTGGGACTGGAAACCGGGCGTGGAAGCGCGTGCTTCTGACCGCAAGACCGTCGATCCGACGATCTGGGAGCAGGATTCGGTCCTGTGGTATTCCCGCGAAATCACCCGCCGCCTCGGTCCGGAAAAATTCGCCGCCTATGTGAAGCGCCTCGGTTACGGCAATGCCGATGTCTCAGGGGAACCGGGAAAGAATAACGGGCTGACCCATTCCTGGCTCGGCGCATCGCTCACCATTTCTCCGGTTGAACAGGTTGGGTTCCTGCGTCGGCTGCTCGCCGGCAACCTGCCTTTTTCCCGCGATGCGCAGGCAAAGACGCGCGCCATCGTCCCCGTCTTCGACGCGCCGGAGAGCTGGAGCGTGCATGGCAAGACAGGCACCGGATATATCCGCGACGAAAAGGGCAATCCCGACCGCAACCGCCCCTTCGGGTGGTTCGTCGGCTGGGCGGAGCGTGAGGGCCAGCACATCGTCTTTGCAAGACTGCGCGTTTCCGACAAGCCCTCCAACGAGCCGCTCGGCCCCGCAGTGCGTGACGCTTTCCTGCGCGATATTCCGCGGCTGGCGGTGCATCGGTAG